The Neoarius graeffei isolate fNeoGra1 chromosome 12, fNeoGra1.pri, whole genome shotgun sequence genome window below encodes:
- the nsa2 gene encoding ribosome biogenesis protein NSA2 homolog has protein sequence MPQNEYIELHRKRHGYRLDHHEKKRKKESREAHERSHKAKKLIGLKAKLYHKQRHAEKIQMKKTIKMHEQRRTKQKDDDKTPQGAVPAYLLDREGQSRAKVLSNMIKQKRKEKAGKWEVPLPKVRAQGETEVLKVIRTGKRQKKAWKRMVTKVCFVGDGFTRKPPKYERFIRPMGLRFKKAHVTHPELKATFYLPILGVKKNPSSPLYTTLGVITKGTVIEVNISELGLVTQGGKVIWGKYAQVTNNPENDGCINAVLLV, from the exons ATG CCACAGAACGAGTACATTGAGCTACACCGTAAGCGCCACGGTTACCGGCTCGACCACCatgagaagaagaggaagaaggagaGCCGTGAGGCGCATGAGCGCTCCCACAAAGCCAAGAAGCTCATTGGTCTGAAAGCCAAGCTGTATCACAAACAGAGGCATGCGGAGAAGATCCAGATGAAGAAAAC AATTAAGATGCACGAGCAAAGAAGAACCAAACAGAAAGATGATGACAAGACGCCACAAGGAGCAGTGCCAGCTTATCTGCTGGACAGAGAGGGCCAGTCTCGTGCCAAAGTTCTGTCGAACATGATTAAACAGAAGAGGAAGGAGAAAGCT GGAAAGTGGGAGGTCCCTCTTCCCAAAGTGCGTGCTCAGGGCGAGACGGAGGTTCTGAAGGTGATCCGGACAGGAAAGAGGCAAAAGAAAGCCTGGAAGAGAATGGTGACCAAAGTGTGCTTTGTCGGAGATGGTTTTACACGCAAACCACCAAAATACGAACGTTTCATCAGGCCAATG GGTCTAAGGTTTAAGAAGGCCCACGTAACTCACCCAGAGCTGAAGGCTACATTCTACCTGCCCATCCTGGGCGTGAAGAAGAACCCCTCTTCTCCTCTCTACACCACACTTGGAGTCATTACTAAGGGAACGGTCATCGAGGTCAACATCAGTGAGCTTGGTCTGGTCACACAGGGTGGCAAGGTCATCTGGG GTAAATATGCACAAGTGACCAATAATCCAGAGAACGATGGCTGTATTAATGCTGTGCTGTTGGTGTAA